Genomic window (Macrobrachium rosenbergii isolate ZJJX-2024 chromosome 48, ASM4041242v1, whole genome shotgun sequence):
TGTACTAACTATTCCTCCTCCCTGACAAGTTGGGTATCAACCTTTACAATTAGCAGccatataaataattaagaaacctaagattaaaaaacaagaaattttagtGGTTTAAACAGTTATACCAATAcaatagaatgtttgcatttgCTGTTTCAGACAAccactttaaaattaaaattactgtagttAGTAGTATAActataatgtataaaattttttaaataatttgtatatttccagCATATGTAAGCCAGTGTCTTACAAAGTATTTCCAGTATGAACTGGAAACTTGTTGAAGCTCAGGAACAAAGCAGACAGGTGAGTGGCAGGGTATGAACCATCATCTCTTGGTAAACCATTACCCTTCCTATAGTCTGCAATGCTTCCATTCTCCTTTTTTGCACCATTGCTCCCAAATTTCTTGCACTGTTTTTTTATggacttcccttttttttttctctagagtttctttgtacagctatgctcttaagtgaaacatgactgcataggatttagttcaaaattcacaaactggcaacctaacatgctccatatttatctattatttcagtGCGAAAACatgattattgaaaatgtttcgtaactgtttttccaaaatttggctaCATGTGGccatatgtttcataagagtgaaatctgacatatatttcaaaacagcAAGGAAATATCACATGtagccaaattttggaaaaacagttacgaaacattttcaaaactttcgttcactcatcgccgatgcatttgacaaaaagtCATCCTCACAACTccgttcaaatgttaaataaaaaagaaaaaagttgtcataccattaatattgcttccaatgcaaccataaaatttaaaatacagtagtcctatttgattgttttttatgcctcaacgctgaaaaaatgtaaataagtagatacaaaagtagaatgcattCACCGATATCAACAGGTGGGCAAAGCATGTGGCGCAACCATTAGAGTAGCGGCGCAACATGAACCACCTAGTATAACATACGTCTACAGGAAATATTCACCcatgcaattattctttttttaaagccaagattttgttcctaggcctaagtgtgttagatttctttactcactataaatacattacacttagcattcacatctctatattaacaatttctggccagataACATATGAAGTTATTTACACATTCTTGCACtccaagttaccttatgaatgaataaattatacatacaccaaaagcaagcagaaagacttaagaaaatattttgagccagttaaaaaacaagtgttccataggccttgacatTAATACAGTACTAACAGGTATTTCGATTAATAGCATcctctccatataattaaaatcatcatcatcttttattcctcaaagaacaggtaatctctacaaataaattctttagtaacagagattacatatcagaaggcttagattattttttataggCCTATAagtcattttgcaacatacaagCAGCTTGAACACAGCTACACTTCaagattcaaagaaaacttgttgtaaaTCATATTCCTATCTTGAAAATGTAATGACTgctgagcttattaggtctactgtcataatgctgcagaggtagttaagttgaccagcccgaggagcatgttaagcgCACTGTCACTGATAGCACCGCTAACCTTATTACACTGCGCTTTGAgataagcaatataaaaaaaaaaaaatctgttcaaatcacacaggttacaaattataccagtgcataaacgttatcatatttatataaaaaataaccatagggaaaatacTACTACTTGTGAATTTGCAAACTTGTCAACATGTATGAcaccgaaaatgaaaaaaaagtttaacactacttggtaacattacgttgagtctgagattttggacgatacaaaaagaatcatgttgcctcagatttgagcatgactgtaccaTCTAACTACTTAAAGACTGCCAGACACTGGAGCCACTTCATTTTACAAACTTAAATTTTAGTACATTCAACTTTTTTTACAAGTTCTGTAGTATACCCTTAGTGATGTACTCAACCTACTCATTTTTATCCAAACTTGACAGGCCATTGACACATACTGAGTTTTATAACCCACAGGCTGGTCATTTTGATGAACAGGGAAAAAAACAAGTTAGATTGTTTAGAGCTGTCTGATccataaagaaagaaagtggaaaatatACTAGAATTTTCGGTGGATTTGGCAAAAGGTAAAAAGCTATCCCTAGAGTAATGGGTCTCACATCATGATGTCTGGCCAGCCTCCTCTAATGGTAATACCCCAGTGGGTGGTTAGTACTTTAGTCAACCCATTACCTTAAATCCAATTCACTTTATAACCAATCCCTGtacttttcaaatttataatgatTTACCTTTTCCAATCTAATTTTATCACCTAAATTAGGTGCAAAAGTTCCTTCAATAACCAATAAGTCCTCTTGAGTTACAAGATGCTGTAAACCTGCGAGGTGCACCACAGCAAATAATCTCCCAGACTGACCATTAGCTATTTGATGATTTACTTTAGCTATCacatctggaataaaaaaaaaaaaaaattaacaatgtcAACACTAATACTAAGCTAACAGAAAAGTTCAAAGTTAAGCCTCAAACTTATCTATCCTTAAAAATTTTAAGATGAAGTTCCTTAGCTATTAGACCTACATCAGACTGCACATAAAAAAAGCAGATGACTCCAAAATCCCTTAGTGTTACTGAATCATTATACAGTCCGACCTCTTAAATCTGGCACTCTGTGGGCCGGGAACTCCCATGATCCAGGACATTTTTGAATCAGCAGCCATTAGTTATTGAGAAGCTACGAGGGCAAAGCCACAAGTCGTTTCAGCTTTTGGATATTTTCGGATTtcggaactgaagcttgctccgtgaatacacaaacataatttacttccaacaaaaacattctgttaaactaaaaaatatacagcatacaaaagaaccataatttgtgtatgtactTGTGTCTCATCCAATCTCATGTGTCATGCGATCATATACACCGTCTATAGTGCAAGATGTATCTTCAGTAAATTACACTTGGCTAGGCTTTCTATGCCCGTTTCAGTTTCGGTAGATACAATTGTTAATGTACATTACTGAATATCTGAATAAGCTTTCAACTATGAAATAAGCTTAGAaccaaagttcattaggttaaatggaAATCTTCAAACATTAAATCAGGCTACCCAACTTTGTGAATTGTCTaggaattcattactatttcttataaataacaaccacttactactgcGTGCAAGGCAATGGCATAAATAACAAGTACACTAGAACCCCGGTCCGCGACCGTATCAGAACTCAACATAATCAGATTTCGATGtgaaattttgagtaaattttgcatcgAAGCTCGGACAACAAACCAGAATCCGACCCAATgtatcatatgatgtttgtaaacgaGTGTTTCAGTCAGCTGACGCTAGTTGGCGGAGTTATTCCAGCGCAACGTTTAAAGCCCACACACTCTGCTGCTCTTGTTTTGAGCACATAGTACATGCTTGTATAGGTATTTCCTCAGTTTTTGTGGATTTCTgcactgtattttttattcaatcatGGGTCCCAAGACAGCCGTTGCTGACAAGCAGAAAAGGAATACGGTAAGAACCACAATTGAACTTAAGAAGGAGattattgaaaagtatgaaagaggcATTTCTTACgtttgtgataacagacataatttagcttatttttaatatttcaataatttactgtGATAGCAATTAggcttgttttaaaattttttactattAGCAAAAGTTTTTGTGCCTACCCATTACAGTACATACTGGTACCTACCCTAGCCTATGGGGCTTGGTCAACCATAGGTAATAAGGCCACATTAGACGTAGGCCAGATTTTTTGATACAGCATAcacttaaaaacgaaaaaagtgCGTCTAATACAGTAAGTTATCTAACTCTGAACTTATTCAATTGCAATCTGTGTgcaaagttttgtataaaaggcaAAGTTAGGGTAATGATTGGTGGTCaagaacggattaatccattttcagttattcctTATGGGAAAAATTGATTCGGATCTTGGCTGAACCGCATCTTGACGTTTTTTCTGGAACGGATTAGCATCGAGAACTAGAGTTCTACTGTACTGACATAAGCAATCGaatcaagaaacagctgtttACTGATGTCAGCTACCGCAACTAGCACACGTTTATTACGGGTTGTGTTACAGTtgtcaacttgttaaaaatttgctaattttcaatggtgacttccatatataaaaataaaataaatctttattcatcattcatgcaatggagaggaaagtgttgGGCAAGTACACCACTAAACTTATGATTGTAGCTGTGGTTAAAGAAATGAGTAATGCGCAGGCCACAAAACATTTTGGGAGAGGTAAAAGCAACACATCTGATACTGGCAATATCACACCTTTATTTATTCCTAAATAgagtaagttgcatttttaagcTCAgctttgataattaaaaaaaaaaaaaaaaaaaaaaaaatctgaaatgtgtttcatttagcaactaatggctgtgatgatgtcgGTAAAACCCAATCAACTGATGATTTTCAGAATGTAAAGTTACTATAATGCAAATGCCGCCTTGGTGGCTATGTTCATAAACTATAATACGATAATAATATTggcaataatgcatgaaatataactgCATACAGAATGTAAAATAACAACTTTATTCAAACGATCATTTTTAATacaactatatacagtatatttgaattttgcaaatggacatctttcaatgtaacaatctctctctctctctctcagatgcaggtttaaaaaaacaaaaacagcagatTTTTGGctttttgctgaaaatgaaagccagaaaagtttgaagtgccaAAAACACAAGAAAGGTGCCAGAAGATCAGAATTCGACAGCGTGCTTTTAAAGAGGTTTAAGCTCCGACAAACTGAAGATGTAAGCATTTCCAGGGATGTCGAATTTTCATATGGAATTAAACCTCATGAATGACACTGACTATTCATACgcttgttctacttttgataacacagcaatacaataatatactgtacagtatatgcagaatGAACTGGCAAGACTTTGCTTACATAGGGGGgtttttaggggtgatttctgtcatctgggattttctgtggGCCTGGTCCCAAAGGAGCTGGTTTAAAGAAGTCAGACTGTAGTAGTAATCAGATATTGATTTCAACTCCTAACATACAGGttcacattttctctcttgctcttcAAGAGAATGCTATGCACTACAGGCTGCACTACAAGCTACATAAGAGTCAAGTTGTTACAGATGTAATAACTTACTTTTTGTTAATGTTTCACCTGCTTCTTCAGTGTCATCAACAATCTCCTGTTGTGCACATGGATGGTTAACATATTTAGTATGTGATGGTGTTCTCAAGCCATTTACTGACATCCATACGGGTAAAGTAGGTCCCCTGACAGCAGCAACCTCTGAAATGGCAGAACAAGTAacatatttgttttacatttattgatCAAATGTATACATGTTGCTGTAAAGTAAAAACTATCACACTAAAATATTAGATAGGGTAATGCTAGGATACCTGGAATTCCTCACCAACACACAATTTAAAACTAGAAATGGTCAAATGATAAGtcattttggcaatttttttataaggaatttGAGTGGCAGGTGAATAAGTCATTGTTTTGAAAGTGTCCTGTACTTCTTGACCAGTGCTGTACAGCATGTGCTATACATGAGCTCTTGTGTGATCTTTTTGGTTTTTCTGTTACATGATAGTTAGGtatatttttagtaaataaaatcattacaacTTCTGATAATATCCCTGGATGTTTCCAGACACCAAGTTTTGACACCTGATACATTTAGTTTTGCAATGACTGTCATGTGtgtaaaaactgcatataggGAGGACATTTAATCAATTACAGTACATCTGAAAGATCTTCAATAACTTCTTCTCATAAATGCCTCTCCTGGCTGAACTGAAATAACATGACAAAGACATGAGGGGCAAACTGTGCCAACTAGCTGTACCTACCAACTTTGCTGTAAGGTACATGCTGTGTGCACTGTTACAGGGAAGACAGGGAGGGGTCTTGCCAAAAGGATCAAGAGTGCAATGTTAAACTGGAATacattattgtatttcttttatgatttatggCACTTGAGGCTCattaggagggggggggaggcttCCAAGGAGGAAGCttggtaaggtaaggtaagggaGGGTAGGTCTGGGAAGGTCAGATTGGGATATACAGTATCCCTATTATTAGCCACATTTGTTCTGCAATTATTACCGATTACAGGTACGAACCATACATTTTCCtgcagcaaaatgtaaaaatatcaatgtttctatataataattgttgccgtatattttcttagaagaaaaaacattatcCGTAATCTAATGACAATTGCTCAATTTTgttctaacaatacatatatctttcttttcttcgttttatAGGAAGTTTATTTAGCcttctaatgccacctttattttttttttacctttattctttacttaggtacgatacgaaacgtcaacataagtaggttggaaaatctgaaaattgcactctataaaatattagtatttgtaatcagtaacagctaattagcaaacactcttatagcaaaatgattgcttaCACGTGAAAGTTCAAACTTTTCCGCACAACTTACATATAAAATAGactccccaaacctaattattatatttttcataattatttaaataaaatatatatgattttccttaaaaatttcatgttcataatgttttttcattacttctaagccttgcaaagattttctgattgctttaggaaaattTCAATCATCTGCCAACGTCATAACACAAACCAGAAGCTTATATCAGTTATACTTTggacgtatcgatttttacaaagataCTTTTCTGCGtgagccccacttttccctccacagCATAAGTCGCATGCCGGGTAGCGCTACAGGAACCCCTGGAAGCACAAGAGGGttaaataatttttactctatGGCTCTACAAAGTTTTGCAATGGGGCGAACCAACAAGCTAGAAATATAGCCGTGACCATTCTCTTTAATTCTGTTTGGTTTTAGAATGCTTGGTTCAAAGACTTAGCACTGATTTCCCATACAAAAGTCTgttcattattatattacttaATTTGGTTGTTTTCGTAATTGACATGTGAGGAGTCACAACTTACTTGGTgagttgggaggggggggggatatgGCCTCCTCCACCTTGCCAGGTTAGGGCATGGCATCTGAGGTTAGGTAACGAACACAGAGAAGCTAGGCAAATGGCTAAGCACtggacctgcgaggtcattcatggttggaaaggatattgagagtaaaacAGTTGCATAGAGACACATTTGTTAAAGAGAGGGCAGAAAGAAATGTGGAAGGAAGaggatatgaacagaggtacagtacagtataagaaatgaaagaggttgcagctagggggtgaAGGAACGTAGCAAAGATCCTTAAagaatgcctacattgcactctGGTTAGGTCATATACCCTCTGAAATGCCTACAGTCATCTTGACTCCTCCCTCTGCAGTCCCTCCAACACGTCTCTTCTGGAATTTGACAATTTGGatagtcttcttcttctacgaCTTGGGGTATCCCACAGCTTTTACAATACTACCCTACACCCTAGGCTAGGCCTATGCTATGCCAGCCTATTGATAACCTCACCATGTCTAGCCTAATCACCTACGTATGCTACTAGCTGAATCACCTACGTGTTACTAACCTAACACCTACATATGTTACTATGACCAGTAAAACCTAactttagttgcgcggcctgattcccacCAGTCGCCAACTGGGACAGGTTATCGCCTTTTAGGGACTGTTTTCCtccccccggccaggtcaggggaCATGCATTAAGTTACGTTAGGTAGGTAAGATATGGTTTAGTCAGGACTTGTGGTTATAGGAAAGCTTAAGTCTATTTATCtatgaggaacctgtcctggTCGACGACTAGCGGGAATCTGACCGTGTACcccaactaaagtaaagttttggtAAACCTTTACTTTAGCTGCGCAGCCTGATTCCATCCAGTCTTCGACCGGGActggttcctcatacataaatgcacataaTCTTTCCTATAATACTAGGtcttgacctaaccagaccttacctacctaacctaacttatggCGACGTGCCATAACCTCGCCGGGTGGGCTTCAGCGCCCTGGACCCCCCAAAAAGGCTGTAACCTGTCCCGGTCTGTGACTGGCGGAAATCAGgctgcgcaactaaagtaaagttcaACCAAAATTTTACCCTATCACCTATGTACGTTACTAACCTAATCACCTACGTGTTACTATCACCTACTTACGTTACAAGCCTAATCACCTCCGTATCTTGCTAGGCTAACCTAACCACCTACGTGTTAACCATCACCTACGTACGTTACTAGCCTAATCTCCTCCGTATGTTACTAACCTAGGCTACGCATGTTACTAGCTGATCAGGCCTAAATCTTAATGGCCTACGACCAACATAACACGCGGTCCATTATACGGTTTCTTACCATTGTTAAAGCTTCTCTGCAACCACAAGGAGGCCCTCAAAGCACGACCAAAGGCAGGTCTCAACATCTCTAACCAGGGCTATTGAAGGAACAGCCTCAGAAACACGATATGCTTGGCTTGCAAGCAGTGGTGGAAACGCAGTCAACGGTTTTGGATCTTGCCTTACAATTTGCACTGTTATTTGTCAACCGGCATTAGTTTACGAAACAGGGACCTTGCGACTCCGAGACGACGATTCACGAGTCACGACTCGTAGCAATTTTGTAAACATTGCATAGAAAACGGGACGATAAGAAAATGGGTTTAGAGGACGATTTGGGTGCCTGAAACAATTAGGCCAATGCAAAACTGAtagtttttgaatgaaaacattGAAATTGGAGTATAAGATTTGGGCCTAATGCCAAGCAtttgggcctatgaggtcattcagcgctgaaaataatgttgaattaatttttaggagagggagaaagtaacaaggaaaaaagagaatatgaacggaggtgtaatataaggaatggaaggggttctAGCCAGCTCGATTAATAGAGTAacaagagagagattatgaacggaggtgtaataaaaggaatgaaaggggttgtagctagcaTGATTAACAGAGTATTCTATTAATTCTGGTAGCtgggggccgaagtgacgctgcaaagaacctaagaaatatttatattgcaAACGTGAGCTTGTATGAAAACAtggaatttactttttaaatttcagtgtATCTCCAGCATCATTAACTGGTATTTTGTCTTCTGGTATTTTATATAgtagaaatatttcaattttcatattatgtgACTAGTTTGAACAATTTCCCTTGAACATTTATCTTCATTGTCTGAGGCAAGATCTTCCGACAACTACCAAATTTGCGCCCTACTTTCACATCTATTCTCATAAATCTTGGAAGACCGAGTTACTGATTCAGTCACTAGGCGTGCATACTCCTTGTTTGAGCTCATGGGTGCATTTTCTCTAAATTAATCTCTGGAACTTGTCGTAGCTCTGTAACATAACTTAAATGGCAACATGTTCTATTTTCCTGAGTTTTGCAATTACCTAATAATTTtcccttctttccttcatttactttcatcaaattcatatttcattcattcacaggtatgacaatttttttctctattttttttttttagtaattcctAGCCTTTTGCAAATTGTTCTTCTCTTCCTTAACCTTAGTTTTCTCTTTTGCAGCCTAAGCCAAAAAAATTTAGCACTTTCTCATACGTACTTGGATACTCATGTCGAAAGCTTTTAATTCAagcttttggcagacattttcaATGTTTCCAAGGAAAATGTttgatttatttcataatgtCAAAATTTTCAGTAGTGTTTGACAGTTTGGTAATTATAACCATTATATCATTCAGTAAAATGGCATTGCAAATAAACTGACATTTATTAAAATGATGTATGTACCTTacctttacttaataaaaaacataaatgaacatataacTTACAAGAATGATCATTACTTGGACTAAAGATGGTCTactaatttaataaatattaacatttgcatgttacattttttctgttaataCTTGGGCATGCTGTTTCACATTGCTAGAAAAGACTACTAATCAATGACTCGCTAAATACGGTGATAGTGCAACTGCAGATATGCTTATGGAAGACTTGATCACAGAGAAACCAGGAAGAATGCTTTGTAGTTTGCCATTATCTGGGAAGCCAGAAGCTTTGTAAAGGGACTGAAGAATTATACAGTTTGTTTGCATTTGCTCAATGCTCTGCATGTATTCTCATGTCACGTACTGTAAATCAATGCCCTGTATATCAGTGGTTTGAAATGACTGTACCTGACTTCATGAAAGCATAGCTTCTTACTAATGAGGTACCTGTGTGGTAAAGCATTACAAAAGGAATAATTAGCCTGGTGTGAATCTTTGGGTTTGTGTGGCCTAATCAAGATGCTATGTGTATGGAtgtaattctatattctaatGGGTTGCTTAAAAGACAACTTGTACTAGAGGTTTTACCTTTTGTTTGTGTTAACAAAAATACTGTTTCAAGATAATGGATGTTATGGAATGTAACCTTGGTTTATAAATGCTGATGTGGTATAAATCCCATAATTATAGCAATGAAACCAGTAactaatatgcataaaaatcatgaaaaccaGTGGCTGAAATATGCAAACTGGATCCATTTGCTTTTTCAATGCATGAAAATATACTTCACATTTATGAGTGATTTTATGAAAACTtagctataaagccaagcactgaggcactttcagtgctcaataataaaaagaaaagttggagttgttggacagcaagatggaataaGAGAAGTGAGAACTGAGgagaagtaaaaggctaaaaagtgagtgcagctaggggtcatagggatgctgcaaacaacttttagtaatgcctataatgcaccatgtgagatgcactgatggcactaaccccccttaGAGGGGGGTTATGTAATGGAAACAAGCTGTTCGGAAAAACTGTGAAATTTAGGCCATCAAATTCAGCATTGGAGTACTTTCAGCCAAtgctaaagacagtgaaaagcaGCTGGAATGTTTGGACAAAAAGATATCACCCTGAGAATAAATTACATTCAGAGCAGGGATCTAAAGGTGAATCTGGGTGAGAACCCCACACTTGCAGT
Coding sequences:
- the mRpL21 gene encoding large ribosomal subunit protein bL21m, whose translation is MLRPAFGRALRASLWLQRSFNNEVAAVRGPTLPVWMSVNGLRTPSHTKYVNHPCAQQEIVDDTEEAGETLTKNVIAKVNHQIANGQSGRLFAVVHLAGLQHLVTQEDLLVIEGTFAPNLGDKIRLEKVLCVGGRDFTLFGRPLLSKDLVSVEATVIEKNLSHCQINFFSLRRNNSRRTKFHRNQQTLLRINTVKVMHKINEVKEVEGVDGRIF